A single region of the Saprospiraceae bacterium genome encodes:
- a CDS encoding diacylglycerol kinase family lipid kinase produces the protein MQTQITHWYIIVNPAAGKGKAARLWPQIAQLLTQEGIAFEVAFTQQHRHATELAMQAIAQGHRHLIGVGGDGTNNEVINGIFQQQSVPSTDILYALLPIGTGNDWIKTHGIPKKLHAWLAMLKTGQIDYQDIGWVEYQQEAGRRKHFFANVAGMAYDAFVVHHVERAKSSLPSKFIYLWVVLRCLWLYQLCRARLIFNDQSVEDHFYTINVGICKYSGGGMQFVPHASPKDGHLALTYVGPLSKWEVIKNTYRFYNGSLGAHPKVRTLQVQSLEVQSLANQTPTLLEVDGEYLGHTPVTFGILAGALRFICPCKAEDRKVTIVT, from the coding sequence ATGCAAACGCAAATTACACATTGGTACATTATTGTTAACCCCGCCGCCGGAAAAGGGAAGGCTGCTCGCTTGTGGCCGCAAATAGCCCAATTGTTGACACAGGAGGGAATTGCCTTTGAGGTGGCCTTTACCCAGCAGCATCGCCATGCAACGGAATTGGCAATGCAGGCCATTGCCCAAGGGCACCGACACCTGATAGGCGTAGGTGGAGATGGCACCAATAATGAAGTCATCAATGGCATTTTTCAACAGCAAAGCGTTCCCTCCACGGACATCCTATATGCCTTACTACCCATCGGCACCGGAAATGACTGGATAAAAACACATGGGATTCCCAAAAAACTGCACGCTTGGCTTGCCATGTTGAAGACTGGACAAATCGATTACCAAGATATCGGTTGGGTGGAATACCAGCAGGAGGCAGGCAGAAGGAAACATTTCTTTGCCAATGTGGCAGGAATGGCCTATGATGCCTTTGTTGTTCACCATGTAGAACGAGCCAAATCCAGTTTGCCTAGTAAGTTTATTTACCTCTGGGTCGTTTTGCGCTGTTTGTGGTTATACCAGCTTTGTCGTGCTCGACTTATCTTTAATGACCAAAGTGTCGAAGACCATTTTTATACCATCAACGTCGGCATATGCAAATATTCGGGGGGAGGAATGCAATTTGTTCCGCATGCCTCTCCTAAAGATGGTCACCTCGCCCTGACCTATGTGGGCCCCCTTAGCAAATGGGAGGTTATCAAAAATACCTATCGTTTTTATAATGGGAGCCTGGGAGCACACCCCAAAGTACGCACCTTGCAAGTACAGTCGCTAGAGGTACAATCGTTGGCCAATCAAACACCTACCCTTCTCGAAGTAGATGGCGAATACTTGGGACATACGCCGGTTACTTTTGGGATTTTAGCAGGTGCCCTTCGCTTTATTTGCCCGTGTAAGGCGGAAGATAGAAAAGTGACAATTGTGACTTAA
- a CDS encoding replicative DNA helicase: MAEAQKPAQTNTGMRQEKTYKRGEDLSSYVFGKVQPQAVPLEEAVLGAVMLDKEALPVIVDILRAESFYLDAHKAIYKAMLHLFEKSQPIDLLTVTEELRKAGDLELVGGPVYIVELTNKVASAANIEFHARIISQKYIQRELITVSTKVIRDAFEDTTDVFQLLDDAEQGLFAIAQQNMSRGYDSMSTLASKALKQIEEMKNQKGGLTGVPTGFTELDRLTSGFQPSDLIILAARPGMGKTAFTLSLAKNAAVEFNKPVAFFSLEMSSLQLAQRIISMEAEISGMKMRNGQLEDYEWQQLHSAIERIGEAPIFIDDTPGINVFELRAKCRRLKMQHDIQLIMIDYLQLMSGGGETHKGGNREQEVSAISRALKGLAKELNVPVIALSQLSRAVETRGGTKRPQLSDLRESGCLTGDAVLQNAETGEWVTIKDLADRKEQTPFRVQSLGKDFKIKEHVLTKAFYSGKKQVFELKTRTGRSIKASANHPFFKLEGWTRLDNLQVGEKIAVPRQIGIKKPSNPISEDEAILLAHLVGDGCILPKQPYHYTSADMVNILEVNKKVETIFGIKGKVVSQKNWYHTYLKSPFQLTHGKKHPITEWYQQLGIPRVRSYEKELPAGLFQCDDQIIQQFIHHLWSTDGNVSWKKLKGRKPSAAIYYASTSQKLILQLQGLLLRLGVLSTLRSVDQGAYRPIFQLHIQGASEQLKFLRKIGCFGERGKIIPQLVEALMEIQPNPNTDTIPKELWDLSIKPLMKEMGITQSQFAGFFGITKSSATYKTSISRERLNRITALIPSQRLQQLAQSDILWDEIVSITPLGVEDVYDATVEDVHNFVANNIVVHNSIEQDADIVSFIYRPEYYQILEDEEGQSLKDVAEIIVAKHRHGALKTVKLRFTAEFARFSDLEDTDFSALPDENFDPASYANIITRPSKMNDEDIPF; the protein is encoded by the coding sequence ATGGCAGAAGCACAAAAACCAGCACAAACCAACACCGGGATGCGTCAGGAAAAGACCTATAAGCGCGGGGAGGACCTGTCAAGTTATGTCTTCGGCAAGGTACAGCCGCAGGCTGTACCCTTGGAAGAGGCAGTGCTAGGAGCTGTCATGTTGGATAAGGAAGCACTGCCGGTTATCGTGGATATTTTGCGAGCTGAAAGTTTTTACCTCGATGCGCACAAGGCGATCTACAAGGCCATGCTCCATTTGTTTGAAAAATCTCAACCCATCGATCTACTGACGGTCACCGAAGAACTCCGAAAAGCCGGTGATCTCGAACTGGTAGGTGGCCCTGTTTATATTGTAGAATTGACCAATAAAGTGGCTTCGGCAGCCAATATTGAGTTCCATGCGCGGATTATTTCCCAAAAATATATTCAACGTGAACTGATCACCGTTTCCACCAAGGTGATCCGCGACGCCTTCGAAGATACTACCGACGTCTTTCAGCTGCTTGATGATGCCGAACAAGGCCTCTTTGCCATCGCCCAACAAAATATGAGCAGGGGCTACGACTCCATGAGTACCCTTGCCAGCAAAGCGCTGAAGCAGATCGAAGAGATGAAAAACCAAAAGGGTGGGCTCACGGGAGTCCCTACGGGCTTTACCGAATTGGATCGCCTGACTTCCGGTTTCCAACCTTCGGATTTGATCATCCTGGCTGCACGGCCGGGGATGGGGAAAACAGCTTTCACCTTATCCCTCGCCAAGAACGCGGCGGTCGAATTCAATAAACCAGTTGCCTTTTTCTCCCTGGAGATGTCGAGCCTGCAGTTGGCACAGCGGATCATTTCTATGGAGGCCGAGATTTCGGGGATGAAGATGCGGAATGGCCAATTGGAGGACTACGAATGGCAGCAATTACATAGCGCAATTGAACGGATAGGGGAGGCCCCCATTTTTATCGATGATACGCCCGGTATCAATGTATTCGAACTACGTGCCAAGTGTCGTCGGCTCAAAATGCAACACGATATCCAGTTGATCATGATTGACTACCTCCAGCTCATGAGCGGCGGCGGCGAAACGCATAAAGGCGGCAATCGAGAACAAGAGGTAAGTGCGATTTCACGCGCCTTGAAAGGTCTGGCTAAGGAGTTGAATGTGCCCGTGATTGCTCTTTCTCAGCTCAGTCGGGCAGTAGAGACCCGTGGAGGGACCAAAAGGCCTCAGTTGAGCGATTTGAGAGAGTCCGGCTGCCTTACAGGTGATGCTGTTCTACAAAATGCAGAAACTGGAGAATGGGTGACCATAAAGGATTTGGCTGATAGAAAAGAACAAACCCCCTTCAGGGTACAAAGCCTAGGAAAAGATTTTAAAATAAAAGAACATGTGTTGACCAAAGCTTTTTATTCAGGTAAAAAGCAAGTCTTTGAACTAAAAACGCGGACCGGAAGATCAATTAAAGCCAGCGCTAATCATCCGTTTTTTAAACTGGAAGGTTGGACCCGACTGGATAATTTACAGGTAGGTGAAAAAATAGCAGTACCACGTCAAATAGGTATTAAAAAACCTTCCAACCCCATTTCTGAGGATGAAGCCATTTTATTAGCTCATTTGGTTGGAGATGGATGCATTTTACCAAAACAGCCCTACCATTATACCAGTGCAGACATGGTAAATATTCTTGAGGTAAATAAGAAAGTAGAAACCATTTTTGGTATAAAAGGAAAAGTTGTTTCTCAAAAAAACTGGTATCATACTTATCTTAAAAGTCCATTTCAGCTTACACATGGAAAAAAACATCCCATTACAGAATGGTACCAGCAACTTGGAATTCCCCGAGTAAGATCTTATGAAAAAGAATTGCCTGCTGGATTATTTCAATGCGATGATCAAATCATTCAACAATTTATTCATCATTTATGGTCGACGGATGGCAATGTCAGTTGGAAAAAATTGAAAGGACGGAAACCTTCAGCTGCTATTTATTATGCATCTACAAGTCAAAAATTGATTCTTCAATTACAAGGATTACTGCTTCGCCTTGGCGTATTGTCTACTTTAAGAAGCGTAGATCAGGGAGCTTACCGGCCCATTTTCCAATTGCATATCCAAGGTGCATCTGAACAGCTTAAATTTTTAAGAAAAATTGGTTGCTTTGGCGAACGTGGGAAAATAATACCTCAATTGGTTGAAGCTTTAATGGAAATTCAGCCTAATCCAAATACCGACACGATCCCAAAAGAATTATGGGATTTAAGCATTAAACCTTTGATGAAAGAAATGGGCATAACTCAATCTCAATTTGCCGGTTTTTTTGGTATCACTAAATCGTCTGCTACTTATAAAACAAGTATCTCCAGAGAACGACTTAACCGTATAACTGCCTTGATTCCATCGCAGCGCCTGCAACAATTAGCTCAATCGGATATATTGTGGGATGAAATAGTCTCCATTACCCCTTTAGGTGTGGAGGACGTTTATGATGCTACCGTAGAAGATGTTCATAATTTTGTGGCTAACAACATCGTTGTTCATAATTCTATCGAACAAGATGCTGATATTGTGTCGTTTATATATAGACCAGAATATTATCAGATACTAGAAGACGAGGAAGGGCAGTCCCTCAAAGATGTCGCAGAGATCATCGTGGCCAAGCACCGCCATGGCGCCCTAAAGACCGTCAAGCTTCGCTTCACCGCCGAATTCGCACGCTTCTCAGACCTTGAAGACACCGACTTTAGCGCCCTTCCTGACGAAAACTTCGACCCCGCGTCTTATGCCAATATCATTACCCGACCATCAAAAATGAATGACGAGGATATTCCGTTTTAA
- a CDS encoding DUF2911 domain-containing protein, which yields MKKFGLVFSMGLIALFCSLQVNAQDKPAPSPLGKVYQRVGVTDIEVTYSRPGRKERTIFAADGLAPFGKLWRTGANSATKISFSTAVTFGGKEVPAGEYALFSIPGAEEWTIILNSDTAQGGTGSYKEDKDVARVKVPAGQWDATVETFTIVFGNVKDTSTDLGIFWEKTAIAIPIQVEKTW from the coding sequence ATGAAAAAATTTGGTTTAGTATTTTCCATGGGACTCATCGCCCTTTTCTGTTCCTTGCAGGTTAATGCACAGGATAAGCCAGCACCTAGCCCACTTGGTAAAGTGTATCAAAGAGTAGGGGTCACAGATATCGAAGTTACTTACTCTCGTCCAGGAAGGAAAGAGCGGACCATATTTGCTGCCGATGGGCTGGCGCCTTTTGGAAAACTCTGGCGGACGGGCGCTAATTCAGCTACCAAAATATCCTTCAGTACAGCTGTTACATTTGGTGGGAAAGAAGTTCCAGCAGGAGAGTATGCTCTTTTTTCTATTCCAGGTGCAGAAGAGTGGACGATTATTCTCAACTCCGATACCGCTCAAGGAGGAACGGGTAGTTACAAGGAGGACAAGGATGTGGCCAGGGTAAAGGTCCCTGCCGGACAGTGGGATGCTACAGTAGAAACGTTCACCATCGTCTTTGGAAATGTAAAAGACACTTCAACGGATCTAGGTATCTTCTGGGAAAAAACGGCCATTGCTATTCCTATTCAAGTAGAAAAAACCTGGTAG
- a CDS encoding sigma-70 family RNA polymerase sigma factor, protein MNEHSEKALLKALRGEEQREIDKALAQLYRQYYPAIKRLVKQNSGTEEEADDIFQDVVYTFYTKLRQEGLELYSTIQTYLYSIARNIWLNELRRRNSASRLVETYDYLDLSNDQLSTMVLTEQNREMAKLIQGLGEQCQQILNYYYFERFKMKKVAELMGFTNEQVAKNKKSNCLKKLKAVVQEKQEWRQWFQS, encoded by the coding sequence ATGAACGAACATTCAGAAAAAGCGCTGTTGAAAGCATTAAGAGGAGAAGAACAGCGTGAAATTGATAAAGCTTTAGCTCAGTTATATCGACAATATTACCCGGCAATTAAAAGGCTGGTTAAACAAAATAGCGGTACGGAAGAGGAAGCAGATGATATTTTTCAGGATGTAGTGTATACTTTTTATACAAAGCTCCGGCAGGAGGGCTTAGAACTGTACAGCACAATCCAAACTTATTTGTATTCAATTGCTAGAAATATTTGGCTAAATGAATTGCGGAGGCGAAATAGCGCCTCCAGATTAGTAGAAACATATGATTATTTGGATCTAAGCAACGACCAATTGTCGACTATGGTCCTCACCGAGCAAAATAGAGAAATGGCTAAATTGATCCAGGGTTTGGGAGAACAATGCCAACAAATCCTGAATTATTACTACTTCGAACGGTTTAAAATGAAAAAAGTAGCTGAATTGATGGGTTTTACGAATGAACAAGTAGCGAAAAACAAAAAGTCAAACTGTTTAAAAAAGTTAAAAGCCGTGGTCCAGGAAAAGCAAGAATGGCGTCAATGGTTTCAATCTTAA
- a CDS encoding PorP/SprF family type IX secretion system membrane protein: protein MKLVKLLLLFITIISLETLSAQDIHNTLFNMSPLTLNPALTGAFEGTARIGGIYRAQDFALSSGEGYSTPSFYIDAPIFRGFRPRDWIGVGMMFYQDNAGSLNLKTTTSQLSGAYHLAMDKKGESMLTFAVQWGSVQRSIDPSRGVYSDTYAEVYGGLGNQSTEDPLAAGGTGGGGSGGNQETKKSFSDIGAGVMLRSKVGDASNLELGLAYGHLTTPAYNFVSGGVAGSNANKRPARITAHGRLVMPLQGKWTFEPTFLFQSTSAATEVGLQAWAGHQINPDTKLNFGLGYRFGDAGKFLFGVEHKDLKAAIAYDLSLSSKNQINNYQGAIELAAYYILKIYKKPDVKPAILCPRF, encoded by the coding sequence ATGAAGCTTGTAAAACTTTTACTCCTTTTTATTACGATAATTTCGCTGGAAACGCTTAGTGCACAAGATATCCACAACACCTTATTTAATATGTCGCCGCTAACCCTTAATCCTGCGCTAACTGGGGCTTTTGAGGGGACAGCCCGGATAGGGGGCATTTATCGTGCACAAGATTTTGCACTTTCTAGTGGCGAAGGCTATTCGACACCCTCCTTTTATATTGATGCCCCCATCTTTAGGGGGTTCCGACCCAGAGATTGGATAGGGGTAGGCATGATGTTTTATCAAGATAATGCGGGGTCCTTAAATTTAAAGACTACGACCAGCCAGTTATCTGGTGCCTATCATTTGGCAATGGATAAAAAAGGGGAAAGCATGTTGACCTTTGCGGTTCAGTGGGGGAGTGTGCAACGGTCCATTGACCCCAGCCGTGGCGTATATAGTGATACTTATGCAGAAGTCTATGGAGGGTTGGGCAATCAATCGACAGAAGATCCACTTGCCGCTGGGGGTACCGGCGGTGGTGGTAGTGGTGGTAACCAAGAAACGAAAAAATCATTTTCAGATATTGGTGCAGGTGTGATGCTGCGATCCAAGGTCGGGGATGCATCCAACCTAGAGCTTGGCCTGGCATATGGCCATTTAACCACACCTGCTTATAACTTTGTCTCAGGAGGTGTTGCAGGGTCAAATGCTAATAAACGCCCCGCAAGAATTACGGCCCACGGTCGTTTGGTCATGCCTTTACAGGGTAAGTGGACTTTTGAACCTACTTTCTTGTTTCAAAGTACCAGCGCGGCTACCGAAGTGGGACTACAAGCTTGGGCGGGGCATCAAATTAATCCTGATACCAAGCTTAACTTTGGACTCGGTTATCGCTTTGGGGACGCTGGCAAATTCCTCTTTGGCGTAGAGCATAAAGACCTGAAGGCCGCCATTGCATATGACTTATCGCTTTCTTCCAAAAATCAAATAAACAATTATCAAGGGGCAATAGAATTGGCAGCTTATTATATTCTGAAAATTTATAAAAAGCCGGATGTGAAACCTGCTATCCTTTGTCCAAGATTTTAA
- a CDS encoding DUF1573 domain-containing protein encodes MIKKIFTLTLAIGASFMLAAQPISKSSYETMIETAEETMAKGDFYNAIEWYEKAYEERSDKSLLPILAKLNYNLRDYVRAERYYSRIFRRDADEALSAERFTYGRVLKMNGKYDDAIVEFQTFIEETKDPVLKELAQSELIGAEMAMSMSANTQGVTLENAGNTINTKTSEYAPALSPDGNTLYFSMLQESDDVTYVDEDNTDFHAKIFMSTKSDKGWGKPSVLDEKINRPGTNSVNTALSPDGRRLFFSRAVLEGNEVRYSKIYMSEFGDGGWLGANEVQGVNGDYIATHPAVGELFGKEVLFFVSDMAGGAGGLDIYYATYKGDGVYADPIPLSTKINTKGDEVTPHYHDGTLYFSSTGHPGIGGLDIFYTVWDGTTWSDPLNMGSGYNTSVDDLYFRLDAEGYNGFLTSNREGGRSVKSKTCCDDIYSFSIAKLYADLAVGVFDESKKSLAGATVELLPIEQNKPAGPGRSQTKDKGNRFDFDLELEKGYRVVARREGYFPDSVEFNTVGFTEVQHLVQRLYLKAKPIPPPEPEYDTITMEQAIVLENILYDFDDDRIKKESETDLQVVKELMSEYPDMKIELGSHTDIVGNDDYNERLSQARAESARRWLVREGVSRARIEVKGYGEKVPQTVSARMAANYPFLKEGDILTEAYINALTDKSQQEIAHAINRRTEFKILEGPQTITIKSTRLKKREVNQKSPNRNSNIQAAPMPLDTMKISQLSSLYGKKNLKGVPIMNFKTRMVKLGAVKKGEKRQFKYEFTNMGDTDLVISLVSACDCTTTDYATKPVPPGGKGVINVIFDSTDKDESEVIDVDVILENVDPETNYPIIEQLKYTFELIVK; translated from the coding sequence ATGATAAAAAAGATATTTACGCTTACCCTCGCCATTGGGGCAAGCTTTATGCTGGCCGCCCAACCTATCAGCAAGTCATCCTATGAAACCATGATCGAAACGGCTGAGGAAACCATGGCCAAAGGAGATTTTTATAATGCCATTGAATGGTATGAAAAGGCTTATGAAGAGAGAAGTGACAAAAGCTTACTGCCCATCTTGGCTAAACTTAATTATAATTTAAGGGATTATGTTCGTGCAGAACGCTATTATTCGCGAATTTTTCGTAGAGATGCCGATGAGGCATTGAGTGCCGAACGTTTTACTTATGGCCGGGTATTAAAAATGAATGGTAAATATGATGACGCCATTGTCGAATTCCAAACGTTCATAGAGGAAACCAAAGACCCAGTGCTCAAGGAACTGGCACAGTCTGAATTGATTGGTGCAGAAATGGCCATGTCGATGTCTGCCAATACCCAAGGGGTAACCTTAGAAAATGCTGGTAATACGATTAATACCAAGACGAGTGAATATGCGCCTGCACTTTCACCCGATGGCAACACGCTTTACTTCTCCATGTTGCAAGAATCTGATGATGTGACCTATGTAGATGAAGATAATACTGATTTCCATGCCAAAATATTTATGTCAACCAAAAGTGATAAAGGTTGGGGCAAGCCCAGTGTTTTGGATGAAAAAATCAATCGACCTGGCACCAATTCGGTTAATACCGCACTGTCTCCCGATGGACGACGTTTGTTTTTTTCACGGGCTGTCTTAGAAGGGAATGAGGTGCGCTACAGCAAAATCTATATGAGTGAATTTGGTGATGGCGGATGGCTTGGGGCGAATGAGGTGCAAGGTGTTAATGGGGATTATATTGCCACCCATCCTGCCGTTGGAGAATTATTCGGTAAAGAGGTTTTGTTCTTTGTATCTGATATGGCTGGCGGAGCTGGCGGTTTGGATATTTATTACGCAACTTACAAAGGAGATGGGGTATATGCTGACCCCATTCCACTGAGCACAAAAATCAATACAAAAGGAGATGAGGTAACACCTCATTATCACGATGGAACCCTCTATTTTAGTTCAACAGGTCACCCTGGTATAGGCGGTTTAGATATCTTTTATACTGTTTGGGATGGAACAACCTGGAGTGATCCACTGAATATGGGTAGTGGCTATAACACCAGTGTGGATGATCTTTATTTCAGACTGGATGCTGAAGGTTATAATGGTTTTCTGACTTCCAATCGCGAAGGAGGTCGTTCTGTAAAAAGTAAAACCTGTTGTGACGATATTTACAGTTTTAGCATTGCTAAATTGTATGCCGACTTAGCCGTTGGGGTATTTGACGAAAGTAAGAAAAGTTTGGCTGGCGCCACAGTTGAGTTGCTTCCAATTGAGCAAAATAAGCCTGCGGGTCCTGGCAGAAGTCAAACTAAAGACAAAGGAAATCGTTTCGATTTTGACCTCGAATTGGAAAAAGGATATCGGGTAGTTGCTCGGAGAGAAGGCTATTTCCCTGATTCTGTAGAATTTAATACAGTCGGATTTACGGAGGTTCAGCATTTGGTTCAAAGACTCTACCTGAAAGCTAAACCTATCCCTCCTCCAGAACCCGAATATGATACCATTACGATGGAACAAGCCATTGTGCTGGAGAATATTCTTTATGATTTTGATGATGATCGGATTAAAAAAGAATCAGAAACAGATTTGCAAGTGGTAAAAGAGCTCATGTCGGAATATCCGGATATGAAAATTGAATTAGGCTCTCATACAGATATTGTAGGTAATGATGATTACAATGAGCGACTTTCGCAGGCAAGGGCCGAATCCGCTCGTAGGTGGCTAGTGCGAGAGGGGGTTTCCAGGGCGCGGATAGAAGTCAAAGGATATGGCGAAAAAGTTCCCCAAACGGTGAGTGCAAGAATGGCCGCTAATTACCCATTCCTCAAGGAGGGAGATATATTGACGGAGGCTTATATCAATGCCTTAACAGATAAAAGCCAGCAAGAAATAGCGCACGCTATCAATCGGAGGACCGAATTCAAGATCCTGGAAGGTCCTCAGACCATTACGATTAAGAGCACTCGGCTGAAAAAGCGAGAGGTAAATCAAAAATCACCAAATAGAAATAGCAATATTCAGGCGGCGCCCATGCCATTGGATACCATGAAAATCAGTCAGCTTTCTTCGCTGTATGGGAAGAAAAACCTGAAAGGGGTACCTATAATGAACTTCAAAACGCGAATGGTTAAATTGGGGGCAGTCAAAAAAGGCGAGAAAAGGCAATTTAAATACGAATTCACCAATATGGGCGATACGGATTTGGTCATCTCTCTTGTTTCTGCTTGTGATTGTACCACAACTGATTATGCTACAAAGCCAGTTCCTCCAGGCGGCAAAGGGGTCATCAATGTTATCTTCGATAGCACGGATAAAGATGAATCAGAGGTGATTGATGTTGATGTGATCTTGGAGAATGTAGATCCAGAGACCAATTATCCGATTATCGAACAATTGAAATATACCTTTGAACTGATTGTTAAGTAG
- the pnuC gene encoding nicotinamide riboside transporter PnuC, translating into MLAEALALSWVDWVVTFTGIIYVILAAREQVSCWYWGMISCSFWAYADFSFYRLYADGLLQVFYALMSLWGLWQWKYGQKDQQELAVSRMTVQEHLGVWGIGLSGGLLAGYFLGAYTNAAATYPDAITTVFAILTTILLIQKKLENWLYWLLIDFTYLFIYGSRGAYLFVLIMVIYLIVAILGYKHWKERYVIAMT; encoded by the coding sequence ATGCTGGCAGAAGCACTTGCGTTGAGTTGGGTTGATTGGGTGGTCACCTTCACTGGAATCATCTATGTTATATTGGCAGCACGAGAGCAGGTATCCTGTTGGTATTGGGGCATGATCAGTTGTAGTTTTTGGGCATATGCCGATTTTAGTTTTTACCGCCTATATGCCGATGGGTTGCTGCAGGTTTTTTATGCATTGATGAGCCTTTGGGGCCTTTGGCAATGGAAATATGGCCAAAAGGATCAACAGGAATTAGCTGTTAGCCGGATGACCGTCCAGGAGCATTTAGGGGTCTGGGGAATTGGATTGTCTGGAGGACTTCTGGCGGGTTATTTCCTTGGCGCCTATACCAATGCAGCTGCAACTTACCCTGATGCCATTACAACGGTTTTTGCTATACTGACCACCATTTTGCTGATTCAGAAAAAGCTAGAGAATTGGCTGTATTGGCTCTTAATTGACTTTACCTATCTATTTATTTACGGCAGTAGGGGCGCCTATCTATTTGTGCTAATCATGGTGATCTACCTCATTGTAGCCATTCTAGGCTATAAGCATTGGAAGGAACGTTATGTTATTGCTATGACTTGA
- a CDS encoding Na(+)-translocating NADH-quinone reductase subunit A, with protein sequence MRSGITKILFFLVLMLTADIAYGQSGQSGFSYFIYTLSGIAVLILLFLIIQVSDNLLAVEAKHMGADKGKANFSIFPNIKEIFLPKRAAYVGDDPITILKQGHDILLEGEAPKVIAADNPVSTYAIQPPNFTGLSPIPKLLVEVGDEVKAGDPIFFDKKVPEVKYVAPVSGEIIEINRGEKRSISSIVILADKDQKFRTYSPFDLEKGTREELVAYLLDSGAWPLIQQRPFNVVPAPGDIPRDIFISTFDSAPLAPDANLVVSGKEAAFQKGLDVLGKLTPGKVYLGLNAKGDAAPSTAFTAAEGVEKRWFHGKHPAGNVGVQIHHIQPIGSQDKVWTLGVQGVIALGNLFLEGKYDGSRVVVLGGAEISNPVYLRTYLGAKVSDLLKDQTVSERPRYISGDVLSGQQKSLEQFLNFHDDQLSVIAEGDYYELFGWLLPLSPRPSVSGTFPNFLFPDAKFKVDTNTHGEKRAFVVTGQYEKVLPMDIYPQHLMKAILVNDFERIEGLGIYELCEEDIALCEFVCTSKQPLQQILRRGLDTMREQS encoded by the coding sequence ATGAGAAGCGGAATAACCAAGATTCTTTTCTTTCTGGTACTCATGCTGACCGCAGATATTGCGTATGGACAATCTGGGCAAAGTGGTTTCAGCTACTTTATTTACACCCTTTCTGGCATCGCTGTACTTATTTTACTATTCCTGATTATTCAGGTTTCAGATAATCTGTTAGCAGTAGAAGCCAAACACATGGGGGCAGATAAAGGCAAAGCCAATTTTTCGATATTTCCTAATATTAAGGAAATATTTTTGCCAAAGAGAGCGGCATATGTCGGGGATGATCCCATAACCATCCTCAAGCAAGGACATGATATCTTGCTGGAAGGAGAAGCCCCAAAAGTGATTGCTGCGGATAATCCAGTAAGCACCTATGCTATTCAGCCTCCTAACTTTACAGGCTTATCTCCCATTCCCAAGTTGTTGGTGGAAGTAGGTGATGAGGTAAAAGCAGGCGACCCTATTTTCTTTGATAAGAAAGTTCCGGAAGTCAAATATGTGGCGCCTGTAAGTGGTGAGATTATTGAGATCAACCGGGGAGAAAAGCGTTCTATTTCCTCCATTGTTATTCTTGCTGATAAAGACCAGAAATTTCGTACTTATTCACCATTTGATCTGGAGAAAGGAACGCGGGAAGAATTGGTTGCCTATCTTTTAGATAGTGGTGCTTGGCCTTTGATCCAGCAGCGACCTTTTAATGTAGTACCAGCTCCTGGTGATATTCCAAGAGATATTTTCATTTCTACTTTTGATTCGGCACCTTTAGCACCTGACGCCAATTTGGTCGTCAGCGGAAAAGAAGCGGCCTTTCAAAAGGGGTTGGACGTTTTGGGGAAATTGACGCCAGGCAAGGTTTATCTTGGGTTGAACGCTAAAGGAGACGCAGCACCATCGACGGCTTTCACAGCGGCAGAAGGTGTTGAAAAACGCTGGTTTCATGGCAAACACCCAGCAGGTAATGTAGGCGTTCAAATTCACCATATCCAACCTATCGGATCGCAAGATAAAGTTTGGACACTTGGTGTCCAGGGCGTTATTGCTTTGGGCAATTTGTTCCTCGAAGGAAAATATGATGGTTCCAGGGTAGTTGTATTAGGTGGTGCTGAGATCAGTAATCCGGTATACCTTCGAACTTACCTGGGCGCGAAGGTTTCCGATTTGTTGAAAGACCAAACGGTTAGCGAAAGACCTCGATACATTTCCGGTGATGTGTTATCTGGCCAGCAAAAATCATTGGAGCAATTTTTAAACTTCCACGATGACCAGTTGAGTGTTATTGCCGAGGGAGATTATTATGAACTGTTTGGTTGGTTATTGCCTTTATCTCCCAGACCTAGTGTTTCTGGAACGTTCCCTAACTTTTTATTTCCTGACGCCAAATTTAAGGTGGATACCAATACCCATGGCGAAAAGCGTGCCTTTGTGGTTACCGGACAATACGAGAAAGTGCTGCCAATGGATATTTATCCTCAACATTTGATGAAGGCCATTTTAGTGAATGATTTTGAGCGGATAGAAGGCCTTGGCATTTATGAATTGTGCGAAGAGGATATTGCACTTTGCGAATTTGTTTGTACGTCTAAGCAACCCTTGCAGCAGATATTGCGCAGGGGCCTGGATACCATGCGCGAGCAGAGCTAG